The Nitrosomonas communis genome has a segment encoding these proteins:
- a CDS encoding winged helix-turn-helix domain-containing protein, with product MTITILIVEDEPILQETISLNLKRAGLIALCADNAEQAKRIIINVLPDLVIIGGVLPNMDRVEFARSLKIEERTKSIPIIILTARDQESEIIANLVVEVEDVIIKPFSPHELIARIKAVLRRRLPEMAEEIIQLGGLKLDPATHRVHAYIKDKQLEPAEITLGPTEFRLLHFLMANKERVHTRAQLQDRLWGDHVFIEERTIDVYIRRLRTTLKVVGKENLVQTVRGIGYRFSVE from the coding sequence ATGACAATAACAATTCTAATAGTTGAAGATGAACCTATTCTCCAGGAAACGATTTCGCTCAATTTAAAAAGAGCAGGTCTGATTGCTTTATGTGCTGATAATGCAGAGCAAGCTAAAAGAATAATCATCAATGTCTTACCCGATCTTGTGATAATTGGTGGGGTACTGCCTAATATGGACAGGGTAGAATTTGCACGCAGTTTGAAGATTGAAGAACGTACCAAATCCATTCCAATTATTATATTAACTGCTCGAGATCAGGAAAGTGAAATAATCGCTAATCTGGTGGTTGAGGTGGAAGATGTTATTATCAAACCCTTTTCACCTCATGAGCTGATTGCAAGAATCAAAGCTGTGTTACGTCGGCGTTTACCCGAGATGGCGGAGGAAATTATTCAGTTGGGGGGATTAAAACTTGATCCAGCTACACATAGAGTACATGCGTACATCAAGGATAAGCAGTTAGAACCAGCTGAAATTACATTAGGGCCCACTGAATTTCGCCTCTTGCATTTTTTGATGGCAAACAAAGAGCGGGTACATACACGTGCCCAACTGCAAGATCGATTATGGGGTGATCATGTTTTTATCGAAGAACGTACCATCGACGTGTATATTCGCAGGCTGAGAACCACTCTTAAAGTAGTAGGTAAAGAAAATCTGGTACAGACAGTCAGGGGAATTGGTTATCGATTTTCTGTTGAGTAA
- a CDS encoding MotA/TolQ/ExbB proton channel family protein, with the protein MKKILFLLLLLIVQGSSVCAAEDKNTATSQTTIVSEPAVKQDSPSDPGKQQKKSVAKQEIINLETAYKREYAFLEAQKRELTERLKNYQANAAREEKNLSHKISALERSSVERSTKIDQLNTQLSEAERKEAAVTERSDTLEITYAQAEATLKNHGIEVPSSIKDAQDNDPAKVNYLFKQALSLIQGLSAIQTKTGSFFLENGKQAHGTLIQLGNIAAYGTSEQGNGSLVPAGGGDFKVWKGSGAESAVALSKNQQPDLLQLFLFESRTNAIEESTEKSVASIIDSGGPIGWVIVALGAIAGFLILIRAYLLQSNSANTQKLSDQIIHQLDEGDLEVARKSCEDNSSAISRVLSYTLHHLKDDRDHMESIVYEAILQESGPLDRFGSAILVIASVAPLLGLLGTVTGMIETFDMITEFGTGDPKLLSEGIAIALVTTELGLIVAIPALLLGSVLSAWARNIKRDMEHSALRITNIFLGRSNSIEVSDAKTQHISNDPLVLNN; encoded by the coding sequence ATGAAGAAAATCCTATTTTTGTTGTTACTGCTGATTGTACAGGGAAGTTCTGTCTGTGCTGCCGAAGATAAAAATACAGCTACTTCGCAAACCACCATTGTTTCTGAACCTGCAGTTAAGCAGGATAGTCCTTCAGATCCGGGTAAACAGCAAAAAAAGAGCGTAGCAAAACAAGAAATAATTAATTTAGAGACTGCGTATAAACGTGAGTATGCTTTCCTGGAGGCCCAAAAACGGGAATTAACTGAACGTCTGAAAAACTATCAAGCCAACGCAGCCCGCGAAGAAAAGAATCTCTCTCATAAAATCAGCGCACTTGAACGCAGCTCTGTTGAGCGCTCAACTAAAATTGATCAGCTCAACACGCAATTGTCAGAAGCAGAACGCAAAGAAGCCGCTGTTACTGAACGCAGCGATACTTTAGAGATAACCTACGCCCAGGCAGAAGCAACCCTTAAGAATCATGGTATTGAGGTACCCTCATCCATTAAAGATGCGCAAGATAACGATCCTGCCAAAGTAAATTATCTGTTTAAACAAGCATTGTCATTAATTCAGGGGTTGAGTGCGATCCAGACAAAGACTGGAAGCTTTTTCCTGGAAAATGGCAAACAAGCTCATGGAACGCTTATTCAATTAGGTAATATCGCAGCATATGGTACCAGTGAACAAGGAAATGGCAGTTTAGTGCCTGCTGGTGGCGGAGATTTCAAAGTATGGAAGGGTTCTGGTGCGGAAAGTGCGGTCGCTTTGAGCAAAAACCAGCAACCTGATTTATTACAGCTTTTTTTATTTGAATCACGCACTAATGCAATTGAAGAATCCACTGAAAAGTCGGTGGCGAGCATCATCGATTCAGGTGGCCCCATTGGTTGGGTTATTGTGGCTCTTGGTGCCATTGCCGGGTTTCTTATTCTGATTCGTGCTTATTTGCTTCAATCCAACAGTGCTAACACTCAGAAACTTTCTGATCAGATTATTCATCAGCTTGACGAGGGGGATTTGGAGGTCGCTAGAAAAAGCTGCGAGGATAATTCATCAGCTATCAGCCGGGTTTTGTCATATACATTGCATCATTTGAAAGATGACAGGGATCACATGGAAAGTATTGTATATGAAGCAATTCTGCAAGAATCCGGACCACTGGATCGCTTTGGCTCGGCTATTCTGGTCATTGCTTCAGTAGCACCATTGCTGGGTTTGCTGGGAACAGTAACCGGCATGATTGAGACTTTTGACATGATTACCGAGTTTGGCACCGGTGATCCAAAATTATTATCCGAAGGGATAGCGATTGCATTGGTAACGACAGAGTTGGGTCTCATTGTTGCCATTCCAGCATTATTGCTTGGCTCTGTATTGTCAGCTTGGGCGAGGAATATTAAACGTGATATGGAGCATTCGGCGCTTAGAATTACTAATATTTTCCTCGGTAGATCGAATTCGATCGAGGTGAGTGATGCAAAAACTCAGCATATCAGCAATGATCCTTTAGTGCTGAACAATTGA
- a CDS encoding DUF3450 domain-containing protein yields the protein MLKYFLKKTILFIGLIFLTPAPTAMGSSLENLAKALAKIRGEVETLQTQLDTEKEKHGSRMSALNSQLADLSVEERRQKMSIEKLQHSIEKMTADAKKAEQSGENLKPVLLAILKDYKQYIQIGFPFKTEDRIKAIENLENNVVNQTIDPNKAINQAWSLIEDEIRLSKENGIYQQTISLSGEKMLVDIAKLGTVFLFFQTRDNRVGMAKRDTDNGWKFETVDDNDHIERITKLFDSLKKQIRQGYFELPNPLIK from the coding sequence ATGCTGAAATATTTTCTAAAGAAAACAATTTTATTCATTGGATTGATATTTTTAACTCCTGCACCGACAGCGATGGGAAGTAGTCTGGAAAATCTGGCAAAGGCACTGGCCAAGATTCGAGGCGAAGTTGAGACATTACAAACACAACTGGATACTGAAAAGGAAAAACATGGCAGCAGAATGTCTGCACTCAATTCGCAATTGGCAGATTTAAGTGTGGAAGAGAGAAGGCAGAAAATGAGTATTGAGAAATTGCAGCATTCTATAGAAAAAATGACGGCTGATGCTAAGAAAGCTGAGCAATCAGGCGAGAATCTGAAGCCTGTCTTATTAGCAATACTAAAAGATTATAAACAGTACATTCAGATAGGTTTCCCGTTTAAAACGGAAGATCGTATCAAGGCAATTGAAAATCTAGAGAATAACGTGGTTAATCAAACAATTGATCCTAATAAAGCCATTAATCAGGCATGGTCCTTAATAGAAGATGAAATTCGTCTGAGTAAGGAAAATGGGATCTATCAGCAAACCATTTCGTTGAGTGGAGAAAAAATGCTGGTGGATATTGCAAAACTGGGCACGGTTTTCCTTTTTTTTCAAACCAGAGATAACCGGGTTGGGATGGCTAAAAGAGATACCGATAATGGCTGGAAATTCGAAACAGTTGATGACAATGACCACATTGAGCGCATCACCAAGTTATTTGACTCATTGAAAAAACAAATCCGCCAAGGTTATTTTGAATTACCTAATCCTCTCATAAAATGA
- a CDS encoding Slp family lipoprotein: protein MILTSLLLSACSTLPLAFEDPHITKISYTEVNADIENNKNTLVRWGGVIADVKNDENFSWMEVIFYPLDYYGRPKINKPSEGRFVIKSPEFFDPKDYAKNREIITVGVIEGRTEHITSSDSSELPLIKATAIHLWPINYRDNYYGHCRFCYFMQLFW from the coding sequence TTGATTTTAACTAGCTTATTACTAAGTGCGTGCTCTACCCTGCCCCTCGCATTTGAAGATCCACATATAACAAAAATTTCATATACAGAGGTAAACGCAGACATTGAAAATAATAAAAATACTTTGGTGCGCTGGGGTGGTGTCATTGCGGATGTCAAGAATGATGAAAACTTCAGCTGGATGGAGGTCATATTTTATCCATTGGATTATTATGGTCGCCCCAAAATAAATAAACCCAGCGAAGGACGTTTTGTCATTAAAAGTCCGGAATTTTTTGATCCAAAGGACTATGCTAAAAATAGAGAAATTATTACTGTAGGCGTAATTGAAGGCAGAACTGAGCATATAACCAGCTCCGATAGTTCAGAGCTACCATTGATAAAAGCCACAGCTATTCATCTCTGGCCGATAAATTACCGAGATAATTATTACGGACATTGTCGGTTCTGCTATTTTATGCAGCTATTCTGGTAG
- a CDS encoding tetratricopeptide repeat protein, translating into MKIQIIRLAHYLMFIFILSNYSNAVWAAENKDKTQPTDFLDLAAVMLKDGHSDRALLALQSVDLKDKKTDLARFYTLQGLAYMNLNDFAAAKDSLQLAVKNGQNDVVIFVYLAQVHYALKAYRDTIQSIKKAGEHASKATLITLKAQAYWHLKETAAAINALDEGQRLYPTDFSFLRRKVFYFVELGLYHEATQLGRQYLKQSKAAAEDYIAIGNALRLSKQYQEALDILEIARLRFPENEMVAKLLAYTYLDQGKLNSAAFILEQAALLNPGLQAEAGEIYRRAGRFHKALTLNESISDQKVKLKQRLSILLALKQFERAANMESSLYRSGVLDDQEVRYALAYALFSSKRFPEANKHLDHLKDAELFRKGTELRRLMEICKTEPWQCT; encoded by the coding sequence ATGAAAATACAAATAATCAGATTAGCTCATTATTTAATGTTTATTTTTATCCTGAGCAATTACAGCAACGCTGTGTGGGCAGCCGAGAATAAAGATAAAACCCAGCCGACAGATTTCCTTGATCTTGCGGCTGTCATGCTAAAAGATGGTCATAGTGATCGCGCCTTGTTAGCCTTGCAGAGTGTGGATCTGAAAGATAAAAAAACCGATCTGGCGAGGTTTTATACGCTACAAGGCTTAGCCTATATGAATCTGAATGATTTTGCAGCAGCCAAAGACAGTTTGCAGCTAGCGGTTAAAAATGGACAGAACGATGTCGTTATTTTTGTCTATCTGGCGCAAGTTCATTATGCGCTCAAAGCGTATCGAGATACGATCCAGTCCATTAAGAAGGCGGGTGAACACGCCAGCAAAGCGACCTTAATCACTCTAAAGGCACAAGCTTACTGGCATCTGAAAGAAACAGCTGCCGCTATCAATGCACTGGATGAGGGTCAGAGACTCTATCCAACAGATTTCAGTTTTCTTAGACGTAAGGTTTTTTATTTTGTTGAGCTCGGTTTATATCATGAAGCTACCCAATTGGGCAGGCAATACCTCAAGCAATCAAAGGCGGCTGCGGAGGACTATATCGCTATTGGTAATGCATTGCGGTTAAGCAAGCAATATCAGGAGGCGCTAGATATCCTGGAAATTGCTCGTCTGCGATTCCCTGAGAATGAAATGGTTGCAAAACTGCTGGCGTACACCTACCTGGATCAGGGAAAACTCAATTCGGCGGCATTCATCCTTGAGCAAGCCGCTTTATTGAATCCAGGCCTACAAGCTGAAGCAGGAGAGATTTATCGGCGTGCAGGTCGTTTTCATAAGGCATTGACGCTGAATGAAAGCATCAGTGATCAGAAAGTAAAACTTAAACAACGACTATCCATTCTGCTTGCATTAAAGCAATTCGAACGTGCTGCCAATATGGAATCAAGCTTATATCGGTCCGGAGTATTGGATGATCAAGAAGTACGCTACGCGCTTGCGTATGCCTTATTCTCAAGTAAGCGCTTTCCAGAAGCTAATAAGCATTTGGACCATTTAAAAGATGCCGAGCTTTTCAGAAAAGGCACTGAGCTTCGTCGATTGATGGAAATCTGCAAAACCGAACCATGGCAATGCACTTAA
- a CDS encoding MotA/TolQ/ExbB proton channel family protein, whose protein sequence is MNVSEYILLIKELFVAGGIVMPPLVLCILLLWYGVGYRFWIMKEPKSMSVRDMFRYYQEHTDKPAKSIVAQAMQQGIELKKKNVRNLRRHLDATFYEYEREIGKFSTLIRVVVLISPLLGLLGTVIGMIETFDSLATMTLFSQTGGIAGGIAQALFTTQMGLTVAIPGLLMNSLLNRRQRQIEQDLTQVKDLLCHQKLLSIT, encoded by the coding sequence ATGAATGTCTCTGAATACATTCTGCTAATTAAGGAATTATTTGTTGCTGGCGGAATCGTCATGCCCCCACTGGTGCTTTGTATCTTATTACTCTGGTACGGGGTGGGTTACCGATTCTGGATTATGAAAGAGCCTAAATCAATGAGTGTGCGAGATATGTTTCGTTATTACCAGGAGCACACTGATAAACCTGCTAAAAGTATTGTGGCACAGGCGATGCAACAAGGCATTGAATTGAAGAAAAAAAATGTTAGAAATCTTCGCCGTCACCTGGATGCGACTTTCTATGAGTATGAAAGAGAAATTGGAAAATTTTCTACTCTGATTCGTGTGGTTGTTCTTATCTCTCCTCTGCTGGGTTTATTGGGAACCGTGATTGGCATGATTGAAACATTTGATTCTCTGGCAACCATGACATTGTTCTCCCAAACCGGCGGTATTGCTGGTGGTATTGCACAAGCCTTATTTACCACTCAAATGGGGTTAACCGTTGCGATTCCAGGTTTATTAATGAATAGCCTCTTGAATAGAAGGCAACGCCAAATAGAGCAGGATCTCACTCAAGTCAAAGATTTGTTGTGTCATCAAAAATTACTATCCATAACCTAA
- a CDS encoding phosphate-starvation-inducible PsiE family protein, with the protein MINQEIIKRKNIVLLTDSDWHLRIIQFIVGILMLALYLWIGVGILNLMSNLPHIFKNGWANVVEHIIIDVVLVLAVLELIRILQSYLAVGRVKVTFILDVALVVLIGELIGLWYKAYTLIEVGLHIAVIAVLTLLRIVSIRFSPDAID; encoded by the coding sequence ATGATTAATCAAGAAATAATCAAAAGAAAAAATATAGTCCTGTTAACTGATAGTGATTGGCATCTGCGCATCATTCAATTTATAGTTGGTATCCTGATGTTAGCGCTCTATTTGTGGATAGGCGTAGGCATACTCAATTTAATGTCAAACTTGCCTCATATTTTCAAGAATGGATGGGCAAACGTTGTCGAGCATATCATTATTGATGTCGTGTTGGTCCTCGCAGTGCTTGAACTGATTCGCATATTACAATCTTATCTGGCAGTAGGGCGTGTAAAGGTAACCTTCATCCTCGATGTTGCATTAGTGGTGCTGATCGGAGAGTTAATCGGCCTCTGGTATAAAGCATACACATTGATAGAAGTTGGATTACATATTGCTGTGATTGCGGTACTGACATTGCTGCGTATTGTTTCTATTCGTTTCTCACCCGATGCTATTGATTGA
- a CDS encoding ExbD/TolR family protein produces MRSNESSEAEATIDMAPLIDIVFILLIFFMVTTTFVKDMKLELERPKASSSVTASSKAIRLFIDRNGDTYLDGELVRLWLIQSKLRDLLSTSSSKVILVVTDEGVPAGKLVEVVDQARLAGAESVGVATKKEAG; encoded by the coding sequence ATGAGAAGCAATGAATCCAGTGAAGCTGAAGCCACCATCGACATGGCTCCATTGATCGACATCGTATTTATTTTATTGATTTTCTTCATGGTAACGACAACCTTTGTGAAAGATATGAAGCTGGAGCTTGAGCGGCCTAAGGCAAGTAGCTCAGTCACTGCTTCGAGCAAGGCCATTCGTTTGTTTATTGATCGGAATGGGGATACCTATCTCGATGGTGAATTGGTGCGTTTGTGGTTGATACAAAGCAAGTTACGCGATTTATTGAGTACCTCTTCCAGCAAAGTAATTCTAGTTGTAACCGATGAAGGTGTTCCTGCTGGAAAGCTGGTTGAAGTAGTAGACCAGGCCCGACTGGCAGGAGCTGAAAGCGTAGGTGTGGCAACTAAAAAAGAAGCGGGGTGA
- a CDS encoding AMP-binding protein, translated as MPFNIDSQSDVEKLLGIVRDLVHELRPNEPVPKHLGLDHSLERDFGLDSLARVELLSRIERELGLKLGEKALAEAETPRDLLKQIAGTSTAETLTPAGTAKFAETQVYPPPPETASTLIEILDWRVARQPEQVHITLYGEEEHTEDITYRRLQEEAKALAAGLQQLGLGSGERIAIMLPTGRGFFAAFYGALYAGCVPVPLYPPGRPSQIEDHMRRIANIIGNAQASILITVEQAKPLGHLLRAQCESLRMVTTVADLSIHGAHPPSPKLEPQSIALLQYTSGSTGSPKGVVLTHANLIANLRAMTLASSITAADIFVSWLPLYHDMGLIAACMGSLYVGFRLVLLSPLSFLARPACWLWTINRHCATVSAAPNFAYELCANKLDDRELNGLDLSCWRLAYNGAEPISVNTIEHFVARFSRYGFSRTAMTPVYGLAESSVGLAFPPAERGPLVDHVDRDTLLHSGIARCVQAEDRSALHIVSCGLPLPDHQIRIVDADGQVLAERTQGRVQFRGPSATSSGYFCNPEATARLFDGQWLNSGDMGYIAARELYLTGREKDIIIRGGHNIYPQELEEAVSKVRGIHKGGVAVFPASNTHAGTERLIILAETHESSTKERERIVTEINNLAVDLVGLPADDIVLVPPRTVLKTSSGKLRRTACRELYEQGAINSTLRPLWWQMIRLGGAAAIARVMRLLRRGDEWAWGLWAWAVFVAIVPFAWLLIVLMPGLTLRRRIARASARLAVALTGLKLQEEGLQHLKSEAPMVVVANHASYLDALLLTAVLPAKFAYVAKQELLRNPAAAIPLRRLGSAFVERFDDARGVEDERKLEERARAGESIVFFPEGTFRREAGLMPFRMGAFLTAARTGIPILPVTLIGTRTMLCAGQWLPRRSKLKVLISTPLHPLGNDWQAALQLQEAARRQILAELSEPDIIIAAGPTSSSENFR; from the coding sequence ATGCCTTTCAATATAGATTCTCAAAGCGATGTAGAAAAGCTGCTTGGCATTGTGCGCGACCTTGTTCATGAGCTGCGGCCGAATGAACCTGTTCCCAAACATCTCGGGTTAGATCATTCATTGGAGCGCGACTTCGGTCTAGACAGCCTGGCGCGCGTAGAGCTGCTAAGTCGCATCGAACGAGAACTGGGTTTAAAGCTTGGCGAAAAAGCGCTGGCTGAGGCCGAGACACCTCGTGATTTGCTCAAGCAGATTGCAGGTACGAGCACTGCCGAAACACTTACTCCAGCTGGAACAGCGAAGTTTGCAGAAACCCAGGTATATCCTCCTCCGCCGGAAACCGCGTCTACGCTGATCGAAATCCTAGACTGGCGTGTCGCGAGGCAACCTGAGCAGGTTCATATCACGCTTTATGGCGAAGAGGAGCATACCGAAGACATTACCTATCGCAGGTTGCAGGAAGAGGCCAAAGCGTTGGCTGCCGGCCTGCAACAGCTTGGGCTAGGTTCTGGCGAAAGGATAGCTATCATGTTGCCCACTGGGCGAGGATTCTTCGCAGCTTTTTATGGTGCACTCTATGCTGGATGCGTACCGGTACCGCTGTACCCGCCGGGCCGACCTTCGCAAATTGAGGATCACATGCGGCGTATCGCCAATATCATCGGCAATGCCCAAGCCAGCATTCTCATCACAGTTGAGCAAGCCAAACCACTGGGACACTTGCTGCGTGCGCAATGCGAATCACTCCGTATGGTTACAACCGTCGCAGATTTGTCTATCCATGGAGCGCACCCTCCTTCTCCGAAGTTAGAACCACAAAGTATCGCTTTACTGCAATACACTTCTGGCAGTACCGGCAGCCCCAAAGGAGTAGTATTAACCCATGCTAACCTAATCGCCAACTTGCGAGCGATGACGCTTGCTTCGAGCATTACTGCCGCAGATATTTTCGTCTCATGGCTGCCGCTCTATCACGATATGGGATTAATTGCCGCTTGCATGGGTAGCCTCTATGTCGGGTTTCGGCTAGTACTGCTCTCGCCTCTCAGCTTTCTTGCCCGACCAGCATGCTGGTTATGGACGATTAACCGGCATTGTGCCACAGTTTCAGCAGCTCCTAATTTTGCCTATGAGTTATGTGCCAACAAGCTCGATGATCGTGAGCTGAATGGTCTGGATCTCAGTTGCTGGCGTCTGGCCTACAACGGAGCTGAGCCAATCAGTGTAAATACGATAGAACATTTTGTTGCACGCTTTTCTCGCTATGGTTTCAGCCGTACCGCCATGACGCCTGTTTATGGCCTGGCAGAATCGTCTGTAGGGCTGGCTTTCCCTCCGGCGGAACGTGGGCCGCTGGTTGATCATGTGGATCGAGATACGCTCTTACACTCGGGTATCGCGCGTTGTGTGCAGGCTGAAGACCGCTCTGCGCTGCACATCGTTTCATGCGGCTTACCTTTACCCGATCATCAGATACGCATTGTCGATGCTGATGGGCAAGTACTGGCCGAACGTACGCAGGGGCGCGTGCAATTTCGCGGACCGTCAGCGACCAGCAGCGGTTATTTCTGCAATCCCGAAGCGACAGCGCGCCTGTTCGACGGACAATGGCTTAATAGCGGTGATATGGGTTACATTGCGGCCAGAGAGCTGTATCTCACTGGACGTGAGAAGGACATTATCATTCGCGGTGGGCACAACATTTACCCGCAGGAACTGGAGGAAGCGGTAAGTAAAGTGCGTGGCATCCATAAAGGTGGAGTAGCCGTTTTTCCCGCCAGCAATACACACGCTGGCACAGAACGCTTGATAATACTTGCTGAAACACACGAAAGCAGCACCAAGGAGCGTGAGCGGATAGTAACTGAAATCAACAACCTCGCGGTAGACTTGGTGGGGCTGCCAGCAGATGATATCGTGCTAGTACCGCCGCGCACGGTGCTGAAGACCTCCAGTGGCAAGCTTCGCCGTACTGCTTGCCGTGAGCTTTATGAACAAGGTGCGATCAACAGCACTCTACGACCACTATGGTGGCAAATGATACGCCTTGGGGGTGCTGCAGCCATAGCGCGGGTTATGCGTTTGCTGCGGCGCGGTGATGAATGGGCATGGGGGCTGTGGGCCTGGGCAGTTTTCGTTGCTATTGTGCCCTTCGCCTGGCTGCTGATCGTGCTGATGCCTGGACTTACTCTGCGCCGGCGCATCGCCCGGGCAAGTGCACGTCTAGCAGTTGCGCTAACCGGTCTGAAGCTACAGGAGGAAGGCTTGCAGCATCTCAAGAGCGAAGCGCCCATGGTTGTGGTAGCCAATCACGCCAGCTATCTGGATGCACTCCTACTTACCGCAGTACTGCCTGCTAAGTTCGCCTACGTGGCCAAACAGGAATTACTGCGCAATCCGGCAGCTGCTATCCCCTTGCGTCGATTAGGCAGCGCATTTGTTGAACGTTTCGATGACGCACGCGGGGTAGAAGATGAACGCAAGCTGGAGGAGCGGGCGCGCGCAGGTGAGTCTATAGTTTTTTTCCCAGAAGGTACATTTCGGCGTGAAGCCGGGCTGATGCCGTTCAGAATGGGAGCATTTCTGACTGCTGCACGCACCGGTATCCCCATACTACCAGTCACCCTGATCGGCACCCGCACTATGCTATGTGCTGGACAATGGTTGCCACGTCGAAGTAAGCTGAAAGTGCTGATTAGCACACCCTTGCATCCATTAGGAAATGACTGGCAAGCAGCATTACAATTACAAGAAGCAGCGCGCCGCCAGATACTGGCAGAGCTGAGCGAACCTGATATTATCATTGCCGCTGGACCAACGTCATCAAGTGAAAATTTCCGTTAA
- a CDS encoding energy transducer TonB, translating to MWQLKKKRGDTNMETNKFNRHLAGAISMLLGLILVFGLILVMNHYMGKIEKAPPQEVTEISMTKEIKQEPKKEIKKIEPKKQVARPQAPTPFKGLDTALSGIDLGLLGLGDGKTSDLDDSLIGKTAHTVMTADLVDVPPKPIARGAFKYPPTAKKNGIKGYVVLSVLVETDGSVNQVQVLESNPSGIFDASALQGIRSWQFEPAKYKGEVVKVWAKQKIRFDLS from the coding sequence GTGTGGCAACTAAAAAAGAAGCGGGGTGATACCAATATGGAAACGAATAAATTTAATCGGCACTTGGCTGGCGCTATATCCATGTTATTGGGATTGATTTTGGTTTTCGGTCTGATATTGGTGATGAATCACTATATGGGAAAAATAGAGAAAGCACCACCCCAAGAAGTAACTGAGATCAGTATGACCAAAGAAATCAAACAAGAACCAAAAAAAGAAATCAAAAAAATAGAACCCAAAAAACAAGTGGCCCGACCTCAAGCCCCTACCCCTTTTAAAGGTCTCGATACGGCGCTATCTGGCATTGATCTCGGATTGCTCGGTTTGGGTGATGGAAAGACCAGTGATCTGGACGATTCTTTAATTGGTAAAACAGCTCATACCGTAATGACCGCTGATCTGGTTGATGTTCCGCCTAAGCCGATAGCCAGAGGAGCATTTAAATACCCGCCTACAGCAAAAAAGAACGGTATCAAAGGTTATGTTGTCTTGTCAGTACTCGTTGAGACTGATGGCTCAGTCAATCAAGTACAAGTGCTGGAATCAAATCCGTCAGGGATTTTTGATGCTTCTGCCCTGCAGGGCATTCGGTCCTGGCAGTTTGAACCTGCAAAGTATAAGGGCGAAGTTGTAAAAGTGTGGGCAAAACAAAAAATTCGTTTCGATTTATCCTGA